Below is a window of Rhinoraja longicauda isolate Sanriku21f chromosome 10, sRhiLon1.1, whole genome shotgun sequence DNA.
TAAGCGAGGATACATACGCTGGACGTTTGGGATTAATATGGCATCAGCGGACAGCGAGGTTAAAACTTTGTTGAACTTCGTCAATTTGGCTTCGAGTGACATCAAGGCGGCCTTGGACAAATCGGCTCCCTGCCGGCGGTCGGTCGACCACAGGAAATACCTGCAGAAACAGCTGAAACGTTTTTCGCAGAAGTACTCGCGGATTCCGCGCTGTCACACAAGTCGACTGTTGGATACCAGTTcgaagggagggacggaggacaAGACCCGAGCCTACATCCTACAGCATGCCCCTCCTGCTGCTGACCACGACTGTGGCGACACGTTGGCGGGGACTATCACGGCGGCTGGGAAACAACTCGGCAGGCAAAACCAGGTGCCCATGAGGAAACGGCAGCTCCCTGCGTCGTTCTGGGAGGAGCCGAGGCCGGCCAAAACCCTGCAGCCCTTGAACCTGTTTCACGTGGAGCAGGTGGAGGCCGCGGCCGAGAGTCCTGCCGGCCTGGGATCCGAAAGCAAACGAATGCAGGAATGCTCCAACCCTCCGAAACACTCCTCGCCGCTGCCAGCCATCCCACTGGACTGCGAGAGGGAGCCGGTGAAATTCCACTTCGCCTCCCTGTCGCGCACAATGAACGTGTGCAGTTGCTGTCCATTTCAGTACCGTGGCCACCGGGTTTATCAAGGGCAGCT
It encodes the following:
- the LOC144597683 gene encoding protein FAM181A-like codes for the protein MASADSEVKTLLNFVNLASSDIKAALDKSAPCRRSVDHRKYLQKQLKRFSQKYSRIPRCHTSRLLDTSSKGGTEDKTRAYILQHAPPAADHDCGDTLAGTITAAGKQLGRQNQVPMRKRQLPASFWEEPRPAKTLQPLNLFHVEQVEAAAESPAGLGSESKRMQECSNPPKHSSPLPAIPLDCEREPVKFHFASLSRTMNVCSCCPFQYRGHRVYQGQLCLPPSGYPDIGIWRKGGTPSADLHAYSKDSPCGQKIHKPVVLKPIPTKPTVPPPLYNVYGFL